The sequence GAAATAATTTTTCTGATTCCACAGAACAAAGAAGAAGCATATTCTATATACTTTCGCCCCAACTCCGTTTTGCTTACTGGCTTTAAATGGGCCTTAATACTAAACCCGCGGTAAGtatctttttaaatttgtaagatCATCTACCTAATGGCCCTTTACAAAGCACATCATTGGGactttgctctttttttttttaactaaataaaaagaaaCTCACTTATGCCACTTAAGATACAAATAATCTTAAATCGAGGGAAGGACAAGAAGTATGTATATTAGTCCTGCATGATTCCAATGGtcccaataataataaatataaagtttaggTTAGCAGTACTACAAGAACACTTGGCCTATGATTATGTCATAACAAAATCCAAAGGAAAGACCCACAAATACCTTTGAGTAATCCAACAAGTTCTCCAAGAAGATGATATCAAATGCGACATTTGGCAGCTCAACCTCGCCGGGACAAGTTTCCTGGCTGAAGGCTTAGAGGCGCGTTGGATTAGAGTGAGGCGAATGGTCCCAAAGGATTATCTACAGCTCTTTGACATCGGTTATGCTGCATTTTGCTGGGAAATTTGGAAAGAGCGAAACAGGAGAATCTTTGAAAACCGGCATGTTAGCTTCGAGATACTAGGGAGAATCATCCATCAGACTGTCTTATTTTGGAAGGGGGTATTAGGAAGATTCAAGCCTTAACTCTCGATCTCATTCTCGGTTTGGTTTCTCGTTGTTTTGGGTGTGTACTCTATAGGTCCTAGGACTGTATTAGCTTTTGTAAAATAGGGTTaacccctgtttaatcaaaaaaaaaaaatgcgacATTTGAAGTAGACATCTAGTTTGGAAAGTTGAAGTGTAAAAATAACCAGAATGCAACAGATTAGTTAGTAGCTTAGCATTTCAGAATTAAATTAGGAATGAAACTTGTGCTAAACATCGCGTCTAAACGACAAATTAAACACTAATAAATCATAAAGTGTATGCTTAAACTGACTTAGAAACTGTTACATCTTTTTCTCCAATCCCAAGGAGGTGATATTTGGAGAGAGATGTGTCCATGATGATGCTTAATTTGTAATGGAAGCATACTCATAGCTAGTCATGGAATAGAAAAGGCCATGAGTTGCAATGATATAAACCACCAAGGTGGTGGCGAAGTGGATGTGTGAGGAGTGGAGGAGTAGTACTTAATTTGATCTTTTCTCTCTGTTGTTGTGCCTTCTAAAGATACAACCAACTCTTATCTAAATAAGAATAAAAGCCATGCAACTCCTTAGACAATGTTCCCCCACCATTGGGAGGATCTATTTAAGGACATTgtcctccttttctttttgctttttaatttcCGAACAGAATGACTTCGGGCCCGTTTGGTATTGATCAGTAGTATATTGTAATTGACTCATTGAAATATGTAAAATCTCATATTAGGCACAGAAACAtacaaactattttttttataatgtttaTTTTAGCATATATAACACAATCTTAATTTTCGCGATCTCACACAGAGATTTCACGATCTGCACAACAAGGGGTGAAGGATCCTTTGGTGTCTGACCCGGCGGGAAATATGTGCACCTTGTACCATATGATTTATGGGGTACATCACATATAGTAGTGTGTTTTATGTGACCTTAtttataagaaaaagaaaataaatatgtacGTACTCTCATCGTATAGCCTTATTATGAGGATGGATGTTCTTTTTTATCATCCAAATTATCCAATCACAATcaatttatacaaattttattttttgagtttgTCAAAAGCAAATAAATGACCTATACTGGAAAATTCATAAATGTTAGAAACTAATTGATTTTGGTACTATTTGATGCTTAATTAGCAAATGAATTCCACATGCTTATGATTTTTTTGGTACATAGACCTTTCCAATATTGTAAAACTCAtataattgtttaaattttagatcttaAAATCTCTAGTAGTTGGATTTTACACTTGTATAACATGTGTGTGTGAAGTAAAATTGTGTCAACATTAACTCCTACTTGAGATTGCTAATGCAGATTAATTATTTACTGATCCTGTTAAATGATCTCTCAGCATATGAACACGACTCGCAAACTAGCTAGGCCTAGATCGTGTCGGGCTACCTTACAAAGGGTGGCAATCTTGATCCGAATCCGATAGTTCAATCTCATCACCGAACTAGGTTTTGGTCAATTCTGTGAACCTAATGAATTTCCATGGTCGAATTGGGTCAGATTGACGGGTTGATGGGTACCCATTATTGTATGTTTGGTAAACCCAACGGGTCGGGTTGGTTCGGGTCATGATCGGTTATTTTCTCACCCGAAACAGGTTAGGTTCAAGTTCGTACTTATTGTTACGTTACGTACGTTAGAATCCTCTCAAACAAATCCAAAGCCATATATAAAGAACACAATAAAAACCAccatatatacaatatacaGTATATATAGATGAGAGAGATCTACTTAGAAGTATCCTTATTCCTCATCTCTCATCTCTTGTTTACTTGTCACCAACATCCCTTTGTTGACAATTCTATTATTCTTTCCCGGATTACTATTCCATGAATATATAGATAAAGCTTAGAATCCTAATTTGATCATGGATAAGAAGAATAGCAACCAAGGAATGCAAacccaagagagagaaaggagagaaagaagccCCTCCCCATTTcctacctcttcttcttcctcatcttcatctaCTTATTCTTGTTCCAAAGAGAAAttaggaggaggagaagaagaggcaAAGAAGGATAAAGATGACCAACATGGTGATTATGATGGTGATAACAAGGAAGAGATGGGAACTTCTTGTTCTACGTCGAGTACGAAGGAAGAAGTAAAGAAGGATAAAGATGAACGACAAGATGTCGGCGATAGCATGCAAGAAAGAAGCCCTCCCTCCTCTTCTTATTCTTGTTCTATGAAGGAGGATGCTGTCGCAGTCGCTTCGAGagggaaagaggaagagaatgagggtgagaaaGAAGAGGATGCAGCAAAGAAGGATAAAGATGGCCaacatgttgttgttgttgttgttgatgatgatgatgaagggTACCACACGCCAACATCGCCGAGGCACCGAATTCAGACGCGTCCCGATATCCCGCCTCCAGCACCGAAGAGGAGTAGAGTTTTGGTCCTGGAGAAGGAGGATACTGGTCGTTCTCGACGTTGCCGTCCTATAAAGTTAGAATTTTAGCTCCCTATAGCTCCTTCGAAAGAAATTCGATGGCCGACGATGCACAAGGCTCGACAGGTAGCTGCTGAAGCCAAATGATGAGTCCCTTCAAGCACTGtcatgatatagaaatatttatatagaaaTTATAAGCAGTATATGGATTGTTTCTTTGGTTGGATTTGGTGTGTTTTTTGTGTGCTTGTGGAGTCGTATTATCATCTCCACATTAGTTCACAGGAGaggattctttttttctttttttcttggtttttgttttttttttttctttttttgaatttgtttgTGAGTTTGGATTTGAGATTGTGAGGAAGGGTGCCTATGACCCTACATTAATATTTACAGTCAAAAGGTGAAAGCTTCTATGTTCATAGAAGGCAAAAAGAGAGTGGTAAGGCACTCTTTTCTCTACTGTTGAGTGCATAGGATTCTTTCttgtgatgatgatgatgatgttgtaTTTCTTGTACAAGCTCATATCTTTGTTTTACACCTCTTTTGCAATTTGTTCCTCTTCTAGTATATGAACTGAGACTCCAAACACCTGAAGGACCACTTCATTTTCAGAAcctagaatatatatatatatatatatatatatatataggaaatagGAAATTCTTTAGAACATAGCTTCATGTTCACAAAAGCAGCAGTTAACATCATAGCCTTTTTGAATAGGTTAGTTACTGCTTtggatcttttcttttcttttttttttaattgtcagATAAACACTTTTTTGATCTTTAGGTATATACAGACAATTAATGCCTTTGATACTCCTTAAGTAGGACCCAAAGGAGGAGAAAATGAAACAcatctaaaaaagaaaagaaagaaattggtAGGGAATATTGCTCTTTTGCTTTATGAATGTACTGAATTCATGTCTCTCTGTTCACTTTTAATAATAGTGTTTGGGATGTGAGAATCACTTCTTTTACTATATAAAATCTATGCTGACCcttaacaaaagggaatgaggTATAAATTTCATTTTCCTAAGTTTGCTGAATATGATGGTTATAGTACAGAAGCAGATCATTTCCTTTTTTTAGGATACATAGAATATAATTTTAGTTAATACATCTTGGTGActtcaggattttttttttttttttttttttttttcagttgcaAATCTCACATACCAATAAAATTTACAGAATGGAACCAAGAAAGATGAGACCCTCCAAAACTGTCTATGTTGTCTCTTTTCCAGAGTTAAGATTGTAGACACAACATACATCGCAaatgaaaaaaagggaaaaaaaaataaagaaatttaaaCTCCTGATGCCAGGTCACACAGATCAGAAAAGCAAAATGTAATTAAGAAACTTTACCATTCTCAAACACAACAGCTAGTATGATAAGAGAAGACAAAGGACCAACCAACCTCCTGTTTGTGCAGCTTGAATCATGAGAACATGAAATGAGTCCTCCATTCACTTTCATCTTGAAGTTCAGTCACATCACATATGAATAATTAAGAGCACTTATGACTTAATAAGGTGTATCGAAATGCATACACAGACATTACATACACACATCGAGTTGGCGCATTAGAATAGATGCTTTCATTTTTTGGCGCATCAGATATGTATGCAGGTATGGACACAGTTTGGAAATTATGTACATGCGAAAAAAGCAAACTGACTGTTTATTGGTTCCTACATCTTCCAAATCTTACAATGTctactttagaaaaaaaacaaacgaaaagaaaagaaaagaaaaaactcttACAATGCCGAACTCTACACAAACTATACAAGTCTAACATATATACATCAGTCAGGTGTACCACAATAATATCAATAGCCATCTGATGAACCCCAAGTTCTCAAAGCTTGTCCGTGACACTGCAACCACTATCATCAACCTTCAACTTACCACGCCCGTTGATCCTCCCAAATAAGCTTATGGCCGAAGACAAGCCTTTCAAGCTGCTACTCCCTTCATTTAATTTCCGAGTCCTCTTCGATATCCTTGCCCTTAAGTTCTTGTCTCCCTCCGCATTATTTTTAACATTGGCCACCACCAACTGGGTTGTAAGGATCCGGCAGAAGGGGCAGGATGGTGCGGATAAGTGTGATGTCACGGGATTGGGCTTGCTGTGGCAGCAAAGGGAGAGCATGCAGTAAGTGCACATTTGGTGACCAGTCTCGGACTTCAATGGTGCATGCTTGGTCAAAGCAGATGCAACAGAGCTCCGCATCACTCGTCTACAAGAGAGAGATTGAATCTAACGGTTACTCCGCTTCAGGAAAATATCTAGCTGGGGAAACTTTCTTATCCCTGGGTTATCCTGCAATCCCAATTCCCgagaaaaacatatataaggtTAATTTTCTGTCAGCAAATTAACATACGTACACTTCCAAGTACATAATCTAGTTCATCGATGCCCTTCAAAATTTGGAAATATCACAAATGAcccttgtgtgtgtgtgcgtatttgatttttatatatgcTCTCCAGGAAccacattttttattatttatgtatatttaCATAGAGAATATGAGGGATAATTTGAGTTATGACCATACTGTCCTCAAAATAAATGAGGCCTAACTGATCTTCTGATATGGCTTGTGCTCTACAATCAAGCCAGTATGTCTCCGAAATCCGATCCTGTTCGAAGTGAAGCACACGAGAAATTACAAAAACAACGGAGAGAACAAAGGCAATTTGTGACTAATATTCCAATTAGCCGAACCATACGTAAAGAATGGAATACCTCAGAGTCGTCGTCAGCGCGAACATCAATTCCAGCATCTGAATGGACAGGTGATGGCAAGGAATATGCTGGTCCCTTTCAAAATGTTCCTCTCTCTTTTCCGGTTGGCATCAATGCAGTTCAAAAGATAATCAGCAGCACCGAAATGCTTACCCAGATGAATCCTTTTGTTTCTGATTCGCTCCCCACGCGAGGAGATTCCTAACACAATCTAGACACCCTTTTCTAGCTGCCAGGTGAAGAGATGTACTTCCAGGGTAATAGTAATTTGTTATTTTGGTCAATCTAATGGAAAAAATCACCTAAGGactgaaaaagaagaagaagaaagaaatcgAGTACTGCTCTGGGTTTACCTATAACTATCTGTCATAGCACATACAAGAGCCCCATTGTCCAATAGCATACGAATGCAATCCGGTCGCCCTAGTCGCACAGCGAGGTGTAATGGCGTAGCCCCACTACCATCTCCAACATTCATGAAACGGGTGAATCCCCTATAATTCgacaaaaataatcaaataaaacatGTA is a genomic window of Ananas comosus cultivar F153 linkage group 13, ASM154086v1, whole genome shotgun sequence containing:
- the LOC109719655 gene encoding protein FAM133-like → MDKKNSNQGMQTQERERRERSPSPFPTSSSSSSSSTYSCSKEKLGGGEEEAKKDKDDQHGDYDGDNKEEMGTSCSTSSTKEEVKKDKDERQDVGDSMQERSPPSSSYSCSMKEDAVAVASRGKEEENEGEKEEDAAKKDKDGQHVVVVVVDDDDEGYHTPTSPRHRIQTRPDIPPPAPKRSRVLVLEKEDTGRSRRCRPIKLEF
- the LOC109719656 gene encoding E3 ubiquitin-protein ligase XB3-like yields the protein MRSSVASALTKHAPLKSETGHQMCTYCMLSLCCHSKPNPVTSHLSAPSCPFCRILTTQLVVANVKNNAEGDKNLRARISKRTRKLNEGSSSLKGLSSAISLFGRINGRGKLKVDDSGCSVTDKL